Genomic window (Thermoflexus sp.):
TACGAGCGATATCGCCGCTGAGCTCCGGATGGCGCATCCTCTCGCGATGGGACCGGAGATTGGAGATGAAGCGATCGATTCGCTCGATCGGGGGGATTCTCCTGCTGTCGCTTCTCGCCGGGAGCGCCTGCCTGCTGGGGTCCTCCCGCCCCGGGCCTCTGGTGTATGAGGGGCCTTACCGAGCGGATCTGGCGGTGGGGGAGGGATTGCCCGGGACGGACGTCCGTTACCTGGGGGTGGGGCCGCAGGGGGCTCGCGTGCGCATCAAGGGCCAGGAGGTGATCCGGCTGGCGGGGGACTCTTTGGAAGGGGAAGCTCAGCCCCATCCCACGCTGGCGGTGCGCTACCGCCTCCGGATCTACTCCTATGATGAGCGCGCTCTCCACGCCATCGGCACGGCCCGGGTGGAGATCCAGGAGGCCCAGCCCCGGATGGGGCCGCTGCCGGAGAAGGCGGCCGTGCGCTTCACCGCGCCGGTCACCTACCGCGTGCCCCGGGATGGCGTGATCCCCGGGACCTCCATCGTTTATCGGGGGAAGGAAGATGACCGGGCGCGCCTGGAAGGCCTTCCCGGTTATCCCTATCGAAAGATAGGGGATTCCATCCTCTGGGCCGGGCAGGTGCATCCGATGGTTCATCTCAACGCGACCTTTCGGGTCCTTCTGATCGAGGATTCATGGCTGACGGTAGCAGGCACGGTCGAGGTGTGGCTCTCGGGGCTGTGAGGGGACGCTGGCATTCCAGAGGAGGGGGAGGTTCCCATGGTGCAGGCTTATGTGTTCATCCAGGCGGCGATGGGCAAGCCCAGTGCCGTCGCCGAAGCGCTGCGCAAGCTCCCTGAGGTCAGGTCCGCGGTGGTGGTCACCGGCCCTTACGATGTGATCGCCCTGGTGGAAGCCGACGATCTCCAGGTTCTGGGCCGGGTGATCACGGAGAAGATCCAGACCATCGAGGGCGTTGAGCGCACCCTCACCTCGCTGGTCACCGGGATCTAAACGCCGCCCCGCTCGAACAGGCGATCCACGGCCTCCGCCAGTTCGGCCAGGTTCTGGACCTGGTGGACGGCCGCGCAGAGGGGGGCGTAGAGGGGCATGTCGCTGTCGCCGGTGCCCCACAGCGGCCGGGGCTCCGGGTTGAACCACAGGATACGTTTCGCCCGACGGCGGATGAGCTCCAGGCAGTCCAGCCGGGGATCGTTGTAATTGTTCCGCCCATCCCCCACGATGATCACGGTGGTCCGCCGATCGATGGCCTCCAGGTAATCCCGGCAGAAGGTGGACAGGCTGTTCCCCAGATCCGTGTTGTAATACCCCGGGGGATTTTCCATCAGCACCCGGCGCACGGCCTCCTCCGGCCGGTGCTCCGCGAAGATGGGAGTGATCTCCACCAGATCGTCGATGAAGACGAAGCTCCGGGTGCGGCTGATCTGATCCTGGAGCAGGTAGATCAGGTGCAGGAAGAACTCAGAGCAATGCCGCACGGAGGTGCTGAGGTCGCACAGGACCACCAGGCGGGGCTTGAGGTGGCGCCGTCGGAAACGCAGATCGAAGGGGACGCCGGCGTGGCGCAGGTTGACCCGGAGGGTGGTTTTGGCGTCCAGGCGGCGGCCGTCGCCGCGCTTGAGGCGCAGGGCGGCCCGGGTGCGCAGGCGGGCCGCCAGGCGGGCCACCATCTGGCGCAGGCGCTGGAGATCCGTCGGGGTGAGCTCCTGGAAGGGGCGCTCCATCAGCTCCGCCTCGCTGGGCTCCGGGGGGCGCTCGGCCAGGCGCTCCAGGGTCGCCATTCCGGCCGCCTGCTGAATCTGGCGGGCCATCGCGGCCCGATTGGCCCGGATCTGCGCCTCCAGCTGCTGGAGGGTTTTCGCATCCGTTCCCGCTTCGGCCAGCATCCGCAGCAAGGCACGGATCATCTGTTCCAGGCGCTCGTCCAGCCCGGCGCCTCGCTGCATCCAGCGGGCGAGGGCCTGGCGATCCGCCCATTCTCGTATCCTTTGACGGCCAGCGTAACGGGCCAGCGCCTCCAGCTCCTCCGGGGTGAAAGGCTGGCCTTGCAGCAGCCGTTGCATCAGGGCAGCGAGGTGCGGCCCGAATTGGGCCGCAAGGGCCTGAAGGGCCGCCTGCAGACGTCGCTGGTCCTCCGGCGAGAGGCCGTTCATAGCGGGAGCCATGGGCGGCTTGCCCAACCCGAAGAACAGGGGGAAGAGCTCCTCGAAGATGGGGATCGCCCGGGCCTCCTTCACCAGGGCCGTGCGAAGGGCAGCTTTAAAGGTCTCCCGATCCATCACCCCCACCTGCTCCACCGCCCGCAGCGCGTCGGCCGACTCCGCGACCGAGACCCGAACGCCGGTGGCGCGAAGGGCGCGGATGAACTGAAGGATGCGCTCGTCCACAGTCAGGTTCCTTTCCTCAAGGCTTTCTTCCGTTGAGCGCCTGGCCAGTGCAAATCCCTCCGGACCGAGCCCATGCGCGATCGGGGGCTATGGGGTTCAGGTCACGGAAGGCGCTTCCATTTTGATGCCAGGGGGTCGTCCTGTCAAAAGGAGAACCCGATCTCTGCAACAGGACATTTCTCCCATTGGCCCTTCCTCTGGTTGCCTCTCATAATGGAGCCGCAGGCTCCTGAAACCCGCCGGTTTCCATTCATGTTAAAGAATCTGAGCCTATCGATTTTTCTTTCTTCCGGTAACTTCGGGGTAGGTATAAAGGCCTGGTAGTTTCAGAGGTCGGGCAGGACGGTTTGAGATGCCCGGAATCCCGGGAGGGAAGCTCATGGGCGAGCCGGTGAAGAGGGCGGTGGGTGGATTGATGGCGCTGAGCCTGGGGATAGTTTTTTGGATGCTTTTGCGAGCAGGAATCCCGAGGATGGGCGGGCTTTCGCCGGTATCGCCGCTCGCGACGATGCAACCGCATGCCTCTCCAATGCCAACTTCATCTCCGGATTGGAGATGCACGCCCCCTCCGTTCCCGACGCCTCCTTTTCTGGTGTGTCCAGGCCTGCCCACACCCACCCCTCGAGCGACCCGAGCGGCGGAGTCGACGCCCTGGATACCACCCTATCCAGGGGAAATCGTATCGATACCAACGCGGATGGCAGCAGCAGATGCACGCGGGTGGGTGATCATCCCGAATCTGCGAGAGGGGGCGCTGGCGATTCGGACAGACGGGGCGGGTCGCCTCCTATCAGATCGAACGCGGCTGCGCCTTGTAATGGGCGGGGAGGAGCGGCCGGCGATCTTCCAGCGCCTGATTCCATCCCCAAATGCTCGTTACCTCGCTGGCATGATCGAAGTGGAGTCTGGCGACCTGGTGTATTTCCTGGAATGGCCGAGGGGCAGGGTGAAGAGTTGGGTTCTCTCAGACGGATGGTTCCTTCAGTGGCATCCAGATGGACGGCGGGCTTTGCTCGCCAACACCATGGACGGCGTGCTCTTGCTGTTTGATGTGGAAAAGGGGGAGCGGCGGGTGGTCGCGAAGCCCGCGCTGCGAGATGTGGCGGGGGCAGCGATTTCCCCAGATGGGCAATGGCTGGCTTATGGAACCAACACGGGGGATGCGCATGAGATCTGGGTGGCACGAGGGGATGGAAAGGAGCCTCGCCTGCTGCTCCGAACGCGCGGCATGGCGGTGGTGTGGGGATGATCGCCAGATGGGCGGTGGCTGTTGTTTTCAGGGGAGCCGAATTCGGGCGCCGCAGAATCCAAGGGAAGCCCGACAACGGGGTATCGCTCGCTGGGGGCAATGGAGTGGGCGACTGGGCAACGGTATCCTCTGCGGGGACCCTTTTTCGCGGATCCGGTATGGTCACCCGAGGGAAGGCGCGTGGCCTACGTGGGGTGGGTAGAAGGACATCCGTGCTGGGGTAAAGACGAGCTTTATCGGGCGGATCCTCTCTGTCGATGGCGGGGGGTGGGGGTGTATGTGGAGACCGTAGGGGATGGAATGCCACAGCTCATTGCGCGCAATGCGGTCGATCCGGCCTGGTCGCCCGATGGGCGGTGGCTGGTGGTCTCGGGGCTGGATGAGCGGGAACAGGTGGATGTGGGGAAGGTGGCGGCGGATGGCTCACTGCGGGAGCGGCTGACGGAGACGCCGGAGCGGGAGCAGGCCCCCGTATGGATCCCAGAACCGTGAGGCTGAGGAGGGGTGATGGGAAGGCTGAATTCCCGTCCAGCATCCTCCCTGCTCATCCGCCCGGAAAGCTCCGGCTGAGCGTGTCCGCCGTGAAGCGGGCCAGATCCCGGAACAGCGCCTCGGCCTGCGCTTCCTGCTCCTCGGAAGGAAGCTGGAGGTGGGCTTCCACCCGGCC
Coding sequences:
- a CDS encoding vWA domain-containing protein; translated protein: MDERILQFIRALRATGVRVSVAESADALRAVEQVGVMDRETFKAALRTALVKEARAIPIFEELFPLFFGLGKPPMAPAMNGLSPEDQRRLQAALQALAAQFGPHLAALMQRLLQGQPFTPEELEALARYAGRQRIREWADRQALARWMQRGAGLDERLEQMIRALLRMLAEAGTDAKTLQQLEAQIRANRAAMARQIQQAAGMATLERLAERPPEPSEAELMERPFQELTPTDLQRLRQMVARLAARLRTRAALRLKRGDGRRLDAKTTLRVNLRHAGVPFDLRFRRRHLKPRLVVLCDLSTSVRHCSEFFLHLIYLLQDQISRTRSFVFIDDLVEITPIFAEHRPEEAVRRVLMENPPGYYNTDLGNSLSTFCRDYLEAIDRRTTVIIVGDGRNNYNDPRLDCLELIRRRAKRILWFNPEPRPLWGTGDSDMPLYAPLCAAVHQVQNLAELAEAVDRLFERGGV
- a CDS encoding Lrp/AsnC family transcriptional regulator, which produces MVQAYVFIQAAMGKPSAVAEALRKLPEVRSAVVVTGPYDVIALVEADDLQVLGRVITEKIQTIEGVERTLTSLVTGI